Proteins co-encoded in one Saccharopolyspora antimicrobica genomic window:
- a CDS encoding NAD kinase has protein sequence MTREVLLVVHTGRQHNLRTAEKVAGQLIGAGLRVRVLAEEAPELSPDCYSRVVAPGAQAAAGTELVLVLGGDGTLLRAAELARLADVPVFGVNLGRVGFLAGADSDALDEALSAVVAGRYHVEERMTVEVTAKLDGQVLASTWALNEASVEKSSRERILDVVVEVDGHPVSAFGCDGVLCSTPTGSTAYAFSAGGPVVWPEVQALLVVPSNAHALFARPLVVSRESLVAVEIDQYGHHAVLSCDGQRHFDLPPGARVEVVAGDSPLRLVRLHDTAFTDRLVRKFELPVQGWRGPATP, from the coding sequence TTGACCCGAGAGGTGCTGCTGGTGGTGCACACCGGCAGGCAGCACAACCTGCGCACCGCGGAGAAGGTCGCCGGTCAGCTGATCGGCGCCGGCCTGCGGGTCCGGGTGCTGGCGGAAGAGGCGCCTGAGCTCAGCCCGGACTGCTACAGCAGGGTGGTGGCGCCGGGAGCGCAGGCGGCTGCGGGCACGGAGCTGGTGCTCGTGCTCGGTGGCGACGGCACGCTGCTGCGCGCGGCCGAGCTGGCCAGGCTGGCCGACGTCCCGGTGTTCGGCGTGAACCTGGGCCGGGTCGGATTCCTGGCCGGGGCCGATTCCGATGCGCTGGACGAGGCGCTGTCCGCCGTGGTGGCGGGCCGGTACCACGTCGAGGAGCGGATGACGGTCGAGGTCACCGCGAAGCTCGACGGCCAGGTGCTGGCCAGCACCTGGGCGCTCAACGAGGCCAGCGTGGAGAAGAGCAGCCGGGAGCGGATCCTCGACGTGGTCGTGGAGGTCGACGGGCATCCGGTGTCGGCGTTCGGCTGCGACGGCGTGCTCTGCTCCACGCCGACCGGATCCACGGCGTACGCGTTCTCCGCCGGCGGCCCGGTGGTGTGGCCCGAAGTGCAGGCGCTGCTGGTCGTGCCGAGCAACGCGCACGCGCTGTTCGCCCGGCCGCTGGTGGTGTCGCGGGAATCGCTGGTAGCGGTGGAGATCGACCAGTACGGGCACCACGCGGTGCTCAGCTGCGACGGGCAGCGGCACTTCGACCTGCCGCCCGGCGCGCGGGTCGAGGTCGTGGCCGGGGACAGCCCGCTGCGCCTGGTGCGGTTGCACGACACCGCTTTCACCGACCGCCTGGTGCGCAAGTTCGAGCTCCCCGTGCAGGGCTGGCGCGGCCCCGCCACGCCCTGA
- a CDS encoding TlyA family RNA methyltransferase: MPRRARLDAELVRRGLARSREHASELVDAGRVSVRGMVARKSATAVETDAPVVVAEDIDDPGWASRGAHKLLGALEAFEPRGLTVAGRRCLDAGASTGGFTDVLLRRGAREVEAVDVGYGQLVWKLQTDERVHIHDRTNVRALTPETIGGQVDLVVADLSFISLKLVLPALAACASADADLVPMVKPQFEVGKQRLGSGGVVRDPQLRAEAVLEVVQVAAESGLGLRGVVASPLPGPSGNVEYFLWLRPGESTDVAAAEELVADAVRQGPQTAVKNSHR, from the coding sequence GTGCCACGCAGGGCTCGGTTGGATGCCGAACTGGTTCGCCGCGGGCTGGCGCGCTCCCGCGAGCACGCCTCCGAACTGGTCGACGCGGGACGGGTGAGCGTGCGCGGCATGGTCGCGCGCAAGTCCGCCACCGCGGTCGAGACGGATGCGCCGGTGGTGGTCGCCGAGGACATCGACGATCCCGGCTGGGCCTCGCGCGGTGCGCACAAGTTGCTGGGTGCTCTCGAAGCTTTCGAACCCCGCGGTCTGACCGTGGCCGGTCGCAGGTGCCTGGACGCGGGTGCGTCGACCGGCGGGTTCACCGATGTGCTGCTGCGGCGCGGCGCTCGCGAGGTGGAGGCCGTCGACGTCGGGTACGGGCAGCTGGTCTGGAAGCTGCAGACCGACGAGCGGGTGCACATCCACGACCGGACCAACGTCCGCGCGCTGACCCCGGAGACCATCGGCGGTCAGGTCGACCTGGTGGTGGCGGACCTGTCGTTCATCTCGCTGAAGCTGGTGCTGCCCGCGCTGGCCGCCTGCGCGAGCGCGGACGCCGACCTGGTGCCGATGGTCAAGCCGCAGTTCGAGGTCGGCAAGCAGCGGCTGGGTTCGGGCGGGGTGGTCCGCGATCCGCAGCTGCGGGCCGAGGCGGTGCTGGAGGTCGTGCAGGTCGCGGCGGAGAGCGGTCTGGGGCTGCGCGGTGTCGTGGCCAGTCCGCTGCCCGGCCCGTCCGGGAACGTGGAGTACTTCCTGTGGCTGCGGCCGGGCGAGAGCACCGACGTGGCGGCAGCCGAAGAGCTGGTGGCGGACGCGGTTCGCCAGGGGCCGCAGACCGCGGTCAAGAACTCGCACCGGTAG
- a CDS encoding HAD-IIA family hydrolase, whose amino-acid sequence MSGTLLDGHDVVLFDLDGTVFRGGELVPGAFEAVREVHRRGVQVRYVTNNASKPDQAVVDHLAALGLTAERSEVSTSAQAGAAVLAEKLPAGSRVLVVGSAALASEVDRAGLVPVSDFADEPVAVVQGLSTEIAYRDLAEACLAIRAGALWVACNGDRTLPTERGLMPGNGSLVELLRAATDQEPLVAGKPERPLLDRAVDSAGGRAPLMVGDRLDTDIAGAVNAGMPSLMVLTGVSTAGDLLAASAQMRPDHVAADLRGLLQAPAEIAIGAQDGWQVRVEDSGLELSRADGEADALAALRALCAAWWAVSSGAVEVRAADEHAKAALRELGLA is encoded by the coding sequence GTGAGCGGCACGCTGCTCGACGGCCACGACGTCGTGCTGTTCGACCTGGACGGCACGGTCTTCCGCGGCGGTGAACTCGTTCCCGGTGCCTTTGAGGCAGTCCGGGAGGTGCACCGCCGCGGCGTCCAGGTCCGCTACGTCACCAACAACGCGTCGAAGCCGGACCAGGCGGTCGTCGACCACCTCGCGGCTCTGGGGCTGACCGCGGAGCGATCCGAGGTCAGCACCAGCGCGCAGGCAGGCGCCGCGGTGCTGGCGGAGAAGCTGCCCGCCGGTTCCCGGGTGCTGGTCGTCGGTTCCGCCGCGCTGGCGTCCGAAGTGGACCGAGCAGGTCTGGTGCCGGTGTCGGACTTCGCCGACGAACCGGTCGCCGTCGTGCAGGGGCTGTCCACCGAGATCGCCTACCGCGATCTCGCCGAGGCGTGCCTGGCGATCCGGGCCGGCGCGCTGTGGGTGGCGTGCAACGGCGACCGGACGCTGCCGACCGAACGCGGTCTGATGCCAGGCAACGGTTCGCTGGTCGAGCTGCTGCGCGCGGCCACCGACCAGGAACCGCTGGTGGCGGGCAAGCCGGAGCGCCCGCTGCTGGATCGCGCCGTCGACTCGGCGGGCGGCCGAGCGCCGCTGATGGTCGGTGACCGGCTGGACACCGACATCGCCGGTGCGGTCAACGCCGGGATGCCGTCGCTGATGGTGCTGACCGGTGTGAGCACTGCCGGCGACCTGCTCGCCGCTTCCGCGCAGATGCGCCCCGACCACGTCGCCGCCGATCTCCGCGGACTGCTGCAAGCACCCGCGGAGATCGCGATCGGCGCGCAGGACGGGTGGCAGGTCCGGGTCGAGGACTCCGGGCTGGAGCTGTCCCGGGCCGACGGCGAAGCCGATGCGCTCGCCGCGTTGCGGGCGCTGTGCGCGGCGTGGTGGGCCGTTTCGTCGGGCGCTGTCGAGGTGCGCGCCGCGGACGAGCACGCGAAGGCCGCGCTGCGCGAACTCGGGTTGGCCTGA
- the steA gene encoding putative cytokinetic ring protein SteA, translated as MKLSGLLARQQGNLPGVVGIARIERRSDDVLRRVRPGDIAVLDHADLDRRTAEALVSAGVVGVVNAAPSISGRYPNLGPDVLLSAGIALVDSVGPEFARQIKDGTKLRLHEGGVFVGEREVGRGTAQDADSVADLLIEAKAGMSAQLEAFSANTIEFLRRERTLILDGIGVPDLSASLEDRPVLVLAPGYGHADDLKRLRKYIREYRPVLIGVESGADVLREAGYKPDVIVGDPDVISTETLKCGAELVIPAHLDGHAPGLERIQDLGIGAVTFPASGNPEDLALLLADAHKASLVVTVGFHATLGEFLDSGRSGSNPSTFLTRLRMGSKIVDGRAVAALQRSRTPTSAVVLLIAAVLLAVVVALLVSGLGTAFMHVVADLGGQVAAYFKGLLT; from the coding sequence ATGAAACTCAGCGGTCTGCTTGCTCGCCAGCAGGGGAACCTGCCCGGTGTGGTCGGGATCGCCCGGATCGAGCGTCGCAGCGACGACGTGCTGCGCCGGGTCCGGCCCGGCGACATCGCGGTGCTCGACCACGCCGATCTGGACCGGCGCACGGCTGAAGCGCTGGTCTCGGCCGGTGTGGTCGGGGTGGTCAACGCCGCCCCGTCGATCTCCGGGCGCTACCCGAACCTCGGGCCCGACGTGCTGCTGTCGGCCGGGATCGCGCTGGTCGACAGCGTCGGCCCCGAGTTCGCGCGCCAGATCAAGGACGGCACGAAGCTCCGGCTGCACGAGGGCGGGGTGTTCGTCGGCGAGCGGGAGGTCGGCCGCGGCACGGCGCAGGACGCCGACTCGGTCGCCGACCTGCTCATCGAGGCCAAGGCCGGGATGTCGGCGCAGCTCGAGGCGTTCTCCGCGAACACCATCGAGTTCCTGCGCCGGGAGCGGACGCTCATCCTGGACGGCATCGGCGTGCCCGACCTGAGCGCGTCGCTGGAGGACCGCCCGGTCCTCGTGCTGGCGCCGGGCTACGGCCACGCCGACGACCTCAAGCGGCTGCGCAAGTACATCCGCGAGTACCGGCCGGTGCTGATCGGCGTCGAGTCGGGCGCGGACGTGCTGCGCGAGGCCGGGTACAAGCCGGACGTCATCGTGGGCGATCCGGACGTCATCAGCACCGAGACGCTCAAGTGCGGCGCCGAGCTGGTGATCCCGGCCCACCTGGACGGGCACGCCCCCGGTCTGGAGCGCATCCAGGACCTCGGCATCGGCGCGGTGACGTTCCCGGCCTCCGGCAACCCGGAGGACCTGGCGCTGCTGCTGGCCGATGCGCACAAGGCGAGCCTGGTGGTCACGGTCGGCTTCCACGCGACGCTGGGGGAGTTCCTGGACAGCGGGCGGTCGGGATCCAACCCGTCGACCTTCCTGACCCGGCTGCGGATGGGCAGCAAGATCGTCGACGGCCGCGCGGTGGCCGCCCTGCAGCGCAGCCGGACGCCGACCAGCGCCGTGGTGCTGCTGATCGCCGCGGTGCTGCTGGCGGTGGTCGTGGCGCTGCTCGTCTCCGGGCTGGGCACCGCATTCATGCACGTGGTCGCCGATCTGGGCGGCCAGGTGGCGGCATACTTCAAGGGGCTTCTCACGTGA
- the recN gene encoding DNA repair protein RecN, with translation MLAEMRIQGLGVIDDATLALHAGLTVVTGETGAGKTMVVTGLHLLGGGRADASRVRSGAQRAVVEGRFQTTIDSPAAKVASDAGAEPDEDGSLIALRTVTADGRSRAHLGGRSVPNAVLSELAEQVLAVHGQNDQLRLLRSGEQRAVLDRFAGEPVLQVLANYQRVRAEWAEAVRELTERTERSRELAREADLLRHGLSEIEAVGPEPGEDVALVDEARRLADVDQLREIAAGAHHALTGAADGDPDAPGAIGLIGEARRRLSTAEDPALRELEPRVAEAVAVLADVGGELGGYLDRLDADPARLEQVLARQAELKMLTKKYAADVDGVLAWAEEARARLSGMDTSEEALAALAARRDELAAELAELAAELTEARREAAVGLSAAVSEELDGLAMAQARLEVVVQPKPADAGDPSALQVRGESVHAGPDGVDEVELQLIAHSGAPALPIHKGASGGELSRVMLALEVVLADADTVPTLVFDEVDAGVGGRAAVEIGRRLARLARTHQVVVVTHLPQVAAYADRHLVVDKGSSEGGLTRSDVRVVADERRVVELARMLAGMDSTETGRAHAEELLNTATAYKLAQARFSRRKKPAKKKEKSGA, from the coding sequence GTGTTGGCGGAGATGCGCATCCAGGGACTGGGCGTCATCGACGACGCCACGCTCGCACTGCACGCGGGGTTGACCGTGGTCACCGGTGAGACCGGGGCCGGCAAGACGATGGTGGTCACCGGGTTGCACCTGCTCGGCGGCGGTCGCGCCGACGCCTCCCGGGTCCGCTCCGGTGCGCAGCGTGCTGTCGTGGAGGGCCGGTTCCAGACCACGATCGACTCACCTGCGGCCAAGGTCGCTTCCGACGCCGGGGCCGAACCCGACGAGGACGGGAGCCTCATCGCGCTGCGCACGGTCACCGCCGACGGTCGTTCCCGCGCCCACCTCGGCGGCCGTTCGGTGCCCAACGCCGTGCTGTCCGAGCTGGCCGAGCAGGTTCTGGCGGTGCACGGCCAGAACGACCAGCTGCGGTTGCTGCGCTCCGGCGAGCAGCGGGCGGTGCTCGACCGCTTCGCCGGGGAACCGGTGCTTCAGGTGCTCGCGAACTACCAGCGGGTGCGCGCGGAATGGGCCGAGGCGGTCCGGGAGCTGACCGAACGCACCGAGCGCTCGCGGGAACTGGCCAGGGAAGCCGACCTGCTGCGGCACGGGTTGAGCGAGATCGAGGCGGTCGGGCCGGAACCGGGCGAGGACGTCGCGCTGGTCGACGAGGCCCGGCGGCTGGCGGACGTGGACCAGCTGCGGGAGATCGCCGCGGGTGCCCACCACGCGCTGACCGGTGCGGCGGACGGGGATCCGGACGCGCCCGGTGCGATCGGGCTGATCGGCGAGGCCCGGCGGCGGCTGTCCACCGCCGAGGACCCGGCGCTGCGGGAGCTGGAGCCGCGGGTGGCCGAAGCCGTTGCGGTGCTGGCAGATGTCGGTGGCGAGCTCGGCGGGTACCTGGACCGGCTGGACGCCGATCCGGCCCGCCTGGAGCAGGTGCTGGCCCGGCAGGCCGAGCTCAAGATGCTGACCAAGAAGTACGCGGCGGACGTCGACGGCGTGCTGGCCTGGGCGGAGGAAGCCCGCGCCCGGCTGTCCGGAATGGACACCTCGGAGGAGGCGCTGGCGGCGCTGGCCGCGCGTCGCGACGAGCTCGCCGCGGAACTGGCCGAGCTGGCCGCGGAGCTCACCGAAGCGCGGCGGGAGGCCGCGGTCGGGCTCTCGGCGGCGGTGTCCGAGGAGCTGGACGGCCTGGCCATGGCGCAAGCCCGGCTGGAGGTCGTGGTGCAGCCGAAGCCGGCCGACGCGGGCGACCCGAGCGCGCTGCAGGTGCGCGGCGAGAGCGTGCACGCGGGACCGGACGGCGTGGACGAGGTCGAGCTGCAGCTGATCGCGCACTCCGGCGCCCCCGCGCTGCCGATCCACAAGGGCGCTTCGGGCGGTGAGCTGTCGCGGGTGATGCTGGCGCTGGAGGTGGTGCTGGCCGACGCCGACACCGTGCCCACGCTCGTCTTCGACGAGGTCGACGCCGGGGTCGGCGGTCGAGCCGCGGTGGAGATCGGACGGCGGCTGGCCCGGCTGGCGCGCACCCACCAGGTCGTGGTCGTCACGCACCTGCCGCAGGTCGCCGCCTACGCCGACCGCCACCTGGTGGTCGACAAGGGCAGCTCCGAGGGCGGGCTGACCCGCAGCGACGTGCGGGTGGTGGCCGACGAGCGGCGGGTGGTGGAGCTGGCCCGGATGCTGGCCGGGATGGACTCCACCGAGACCGGCCGCGCGCACGCCGAGGAGCTGCTGAACACCGCGACCGCGTACAAGCTGGCGCAGGCCCGCTTCTCCCGGCGGAAGAAGCCCGCCAAGAAGAAGGAGAAGAGCGGGGCGTAG
- a CDS encoding copper transporter: protein MISMRYHIVSVAAVFLALAVGVVLGSTSISDRLLAGVGAERESLQGQVEQLDAERNALKAQVAGAEQFESAVAPMAVQGQLAQRSVVLISSAEVSDQRRAAVSELLRDAGADVTGEVRLGEGFADPDRADQLRRVVTELLPAGLQLPTAADPGTLAGGLIGPLSLLDPQTGQPQTGDQERAAAFSGLADGGFATASPGLRPAQLAVVLTGGPFEGDHAGDEAAVLARFATQVDLAGQGAVLTGSADGTGAVGVARADPAIASNLSTVDNAGSSSGRVAIVLALREQADRQAGHYGVASSAQGSVPSGRG from the coding sequence GTGATCTCGATGCGCTATCACATCGTGTCGGTCGCCGCGGTCTTCCTGGCGCTGGCGGTCGGCGTGGTGCTCGGCTCGACGTCGATCAGCGACCGGCTGCTGGCCGGGGTCGGCGCGGAGCGGGAGTCGTTGCAGGGGCAGGTCGAGCAGCTCGACGCCGAGCGCAACGCGCTGAAGGCGCAGGTCGCCGGGGCCGAGCAGTTCGAGTCGGCGGTGGCGCCGATGGCCGTGCAGGGGCAGCTGGCGCAGCGCAGCGTCGTGCTCATCAGCTCGGCCGAGGTGTCCGACCAGCGGCGGGCGGCGGTGTCGGAGCTGCTGCGCGACGCGGGTGCGGACGTGACCGGCGAGGTGCGCTTGGGCGAGGGCTTCGCCGATCCGGACCGGGCCGATCAGCTGCGCCGCGTGGTCACCGAGCTGCTGCCGGCCGGGCTCCAGCTGCCCACGGCGGCCGATCCGGGCACCCTGGCCGGCGGCCTGATCGGCCCGCTGTCGCTGCTCGACCCGCAGACGGGCCAGCCGCAGACCGGCGACCAGGAGCGGGCGGCCGCGTTCTCCGGGCTGGCCGACGGCGGCTTCGCCACCGCATCGCCGGGGCTGCGGCCCGCGCAGCTGGCGGTGGTGCTCACCGGCGGTCCCTTCGAGGGCGACCACGCCGGTGACGAGGCCGCCGTGCTGGCCCGGTTCGCCACCCAGGTCGACCTCGCCGGACAGGGCGCGGTGCTGACCGGTTCGGCGGACGGCACCGGTGCGGTCGGCGTGGCGCGGGCCGATCCGGCGATCGCGTCGAACCTGTCGACGGTGGACAACGCGGGCAGCAGCTCCGGCCGGGTGGCGATCGTGCTGGCGCTGCGGGAGCAGGCCGACCGGCAGGCCGGGCACTACGGCGTGGCGAGCAGCGCGCAGGGGTCGGTGCCGAGCGGCCGCGGCTGA